Genomic window (Candidatus Polarisedimenticolaceae bacterium):
GCCGCGGTCGGTCGAGATCTTCAGGAGGTCATTGATGTGCAGTTCCATGGACTCCCCTTCGAGGGCGGTACGAACCCCGTCCGGAACATAGGTTCCGTGGGAAGTCGGGTCAAATCCCAGCCAGGCGCGCCTTTACCGCGGGGTCTCCCGCCGACCGGTCGGCGCACCTCCTGGCCAGCGCCACGGCGTCGTCCCGGCGTCCGAGACGCTTGAGGAGGGCGATCGCCCCGTCGAGCGCGCTCAGGTCGGAGGGCCGGCTGTCGAGCGCAGCCTCGTACCCGGCGAGCGCTTCGGCGTCGTGCCCGAGCCGCTCGTGCGCCCGCGCCGCGAGGGCGAGGAGCTCGGCGTCTCCCGGCGACGTCTTCAGTCCACTCTCGGCGGCGGCAAGTGCCTCTCCGCTCTTTTCGTCGGCGAGCAGCGCCTCGGCGAGTCGCGCGTCGACGCCGACGAGGCCGCCGCCCCTCGCCTGGAGCGTGCGCCACAGCGCGACGTTCTCGCCGGACTTTCCTTCGACCCTCAGGAGGTCCGCGAGGCGCCGGTACGCCAGGTAGAAATCGGGGTAACGCTCGACGAGACCGCGATAGGCCGCTTCGGCACCGGCGAGATCGCGGCGTGCCCGGAGCGCCTCGCCGAGACGCAGCCGGAACTCGGGGTTCCCGGGATCGCCGGCGACGAGCCTCTCGAAGAGCGGCACGGCGTCGCCGCCCGAGTGGATCGCCTCGGTCCCGTGGAGATAGTCGTCGTAATCGCGGAGCGCGTCCTTCGGATCGCGGCGCTGGGTGCCGGGTGCGGCCGCGTCGCCCGTGCCGCCGCTTCCGACGTAGCCGAGCGACTGGAGCTTCGCGAGCGCTTCGTCGTCAAGAGACGCGGCAGACGACGCGAGCCGGTGACGCGACGATGCGCCGCGGAGTGCCTGGCGGAGCGCTGCGTCGGCCGCCGGGTCCCGCCCCGCGAGGTTCTCGGCCTCACGCGCATCGGTGTCGAGCTCGTACCGCTCCGGCCGCGGGGCCTCGATCCACTTCGCCGGGCCGCGGCGGACCGCCGACAGCTCGGCCCAGCCGAACTCCTCGGCGGCGAAATGGGTCTCGGCATACACGTCGCGCGCGGGAGCGCCGCGACCGAAGAGGTCCGCGCCGTCGACCTCGGGAAACGGGACGCGCGCGAGCGCGGCGAGCGTCGGCGCGAGGTCGACGAGGCTCGCCGGCGCTGCGATCCGTTTCCCCGCCGCCACGGTCCACGGAGCGCGAATCGCGAGGGGCACGTGAATCATCGGCTCGTAGAGGAGGAGGCCGTGCGTCGGCTCGCCGTGGTCGCCGAGTCCCTCGCCATGATCGCCGGCGACCGCGACGACGGTCCGATCGAGGACTCCGGCGTCGCGAAGCGCGCCCACGATCCTGCCGAGCGTGGCGTCGGCGAAAGCGATCTCACCATCGTACGGTCGCGCGCGGAACCTCTCCGCGTAGGGGCTCGGCGGCGTGTACGGGTCGTGCGCGTCGTAGAAGTGGACCCACGCGAAGAACGGCGCGTCTTCCTTCGCCATCTTCGCGAGCCACGGCATCGCGCGCGCGGCGACCTGATCGGCCGTGCGCTCGGGTCGTGACCGCCCCTTCTCGTCCTGGCCGAAGTCGTCGTCGAACGTCTTGAAGCCGGTCGCGAAGCCGAACGGCCGCGAGACGGGGAAGGCGCCCACGAACGCTCCCGTCTCGTAGCCGGCGGCGGCGAGCACCGACGCGAGCGTCGCCGCCTCGGCCGGGAGACGGAGCCGCCCGTTGTTGCGCACCCCGTGCGCCGCGGGATAGAGGCCGGTCATGAGGCTCGCGTGCGCGGGCGTCGTGAGCGGCGTCGGCGTCCACACGCTCTCGAAGAGCACGCCTTCCTTCGCGATGCGGTCGAAGACCGGCGTCGCCGCGTCCTTGTTCCCGTAGGCGCCCAAGTGGTCGGCGCGCGTCGTGTCGAGCGTGACGAGCAGGATGTTCGGATGTGCGGGCGGCGCCGGGCGTCCGCACGCGGCCGCCGCGAGCAAGAGGACGACGAGCGCTCTCAACGCCCGAGGTCTCCCCAGGCGTGGAGCACGATCGCCGCGGCGACGACGCCCGCGGTCTCGGTGCGGAGGATGCGAGGGCCGAGCGAGACCGCATCCCAGCCCTGCGCGGCCGAGCGCTCGAGCTCCGCCTCGCTGAATCCTCCTTCCGGCCCGACCGCGATACCGACCTCCCGCGTGGCCCCGCGGGCGAGAGCCGTCGCGAACGCGACGCCGCCCGAGGAGGTATCGAGGACGAAGCAACGCCGTTCGGGGGATGCAGCTTCGATCGCTCCGATCGAGACCGTCGGGACACGCCGCCGCCCGCTCTGCTTCGCGGCCTCCATGACGATGCGCTCGTACCGCTCGAGGCGTGCGGGAGACGGCACGTCGGCCTCGGAGCGCTCCGCGGCGAAGAGCCTGAACGCCGAGACGCCGACCTCGGTGCCCTTCTGCAGGACCCACTCCACACGCTCGGGACGCACGATCGCTTGATGGACGACGATCGCGATCGGCGGCTCGGAATCTCCCGTCCGCGGGTCCCGCACCTGGAGGCGCACGACCGATTTCTCGATCGCCTCGATCGTCGCATCCCACTCGCCCCCGCTCCCGTCGAAGACGGCGACCTCGTCCCCGGTCCGCAGGCGAAGGACGCGGGAGACGTGGTGCGACTCCTCGGGATCGAGCACGATCGACGTGCCCGGCGCGCACGGCGCCGCGGAGAACACCCGCCTCATCGCGCGCGGATCAAGAGCAGGCACGCCCACGGTCCGTCGCGACGCTGCTCGTCGAGGACGAACCCGTGGAGGGCCGCGACCACCTCCCCGGCGTCGTCGGCGACGATCCCGGAGACGACGAGGTGGCCGCCGGGTCTCACCGCGGAAGCGAGGGCCTGGGCCTGGCTCAAGAAGAAGGACGACTGGACGTTCGCGACGACGCCGTCGAAAGCGCCGGACGCGGCATCGAGCGAACCCTCGACGACATCGATCACCGTTTCGGCGCGGTTCCTGGCCACGACTTCACGGGCGACGTGCGCGGCTTCCGGATCGTTGTCGACGGCCACCACCCGTGACGCGCCGCATCGCACGGCGACGATCGCGAGGATCCCGGTGCCCGTGCCGACGTCGACCCAGGAGGATCCGGGACGCACGAGATCTTCGAGCGCCGCGGCGCACATCCTCGTCGTCTCGTGCTCGCCGGTCCCGAAGGCCATTCCGGGGACGAGCACGATCGGATCGCGGCCGGGATCGGCATCGCGCGCGCTACCGGGCAGGACGACGAACCGCCGCCCCAGAGGAATCGGCGCGAGCGCGGCCTGCCACTTCTCGACCCAGCGGGCGTCGGCGACATCCTCGACGCGGAGCGCCGTCGCGATCCCGTGCGCCTCGAGGACGCGCGCCGCGCGGCGCCGCCAGGCTTCCTCGTCGTCCGCTTCGCCGAGGTAGACCCGGAGCGTGCTCGCTCCCGGTCCCGCGGGCTCGATCTCGACGCCGAGACTCCCGCCGCCGAGCACCGACGCCACCTCGTCCTCGACGGACGAGGGAACGACCGCCGACAGCATGCGCCACATCCCTCGAATCCTAGCTCAGGGACAGGTCGTGCTCTGCCGGCCGTCGCCGTAAGGGCCGACCCCGCACGCGCTCACGCCGCGGACCACGTACCAGAAGCCGTCGCCGATCGCGGGGTCCTCGGCATCGAACGCCGAGGTGGCCGCGATCCCCGACGCGAGGCACAGCTCGCCCCCGCCTCCCGGCCCTACGGGCAGATCGGAGATCAGGCCGCGAAGCACCGACGAGGCGCTGCTCGCCGGAGCGGCGGTCCACGAGATCGTCGTCATCCCACCTGCTTGCTCGAGGGTGACGGTGTCGCCGACGTCGTCGGGAAGACTCGGACCGGTGCCGCTGCAGACGCCGCCGGAGCACGCGTCGCCCGTCGTGCAGGCGTTCGCGTCGTCGCACGTGGTGCCGTCCGGCTTCGCCGGCGTCGAGCAGAGGCCGGTGCCGACGCTGCACGTGCCCGCGGTGTGACACTGGTCGATCGCCGTGCACTGCACCGGCTGCGTCCCGGTGCACACGTTGGCGAGGCATCGGTCGACCTGCGTGCAGGGGTTGAAGTCGTTGCAGAAGGTCCCGTTCGGCGCGAGGCCGCACGGATTGGGCACGACCGTCGAGACGAGCGCGAAGTTCTGCAGCCCGGAGGTGAAGAGGTTGATCGTCGCGTTGGCGGTCCCCGGGCCCACGTTCGCGTCGAAGCGGAAGTTGTACAGCGTTCCCCACCTCAGCGCGTTGGCGTTGGGATTCGTCGCGAACGTGTCGGTCGCCCACGTGATCGCATTCGAGGAGACCGTGGCGGTCCAGTCGGTGCCGTCGAACGCTTCGTGGTCGTAGTCCACGTCATGGAAGCCGATGTTCGTGATCGTCGCGCCGGGCTCCACGGGAACGACGAACGACTGCGCTGACCGGTGGTTGGTCACGTTCTGGATCGCGTACTCGTAATGCCATTGCCCGCCGCCGAGATCGGTCGCCTTGGCGGCGACGATGAACATTCCCTCGGGGCCGGGGACGATCGTCTCCGTGACGGTGGGATCGGTCGCCTTCCATGCCTGAACGCCGGCCTTCTGCTGCACCGTCGTTCCCGTCAGGTTCATCGTGAATGGGGACGTCCCGGTGAACGTCGCCGGGCGGTACGACGCGTTGTTCGTGTTCTTCTTCGCCGTCGCGTCGTCGTGGGTCACGTACTGTCCTTCCGCGAAGTAGAGCGCGCCCGGGTTCAATGCCGGATCGATGTCGACGTCGTGGATCTGCAGACGCTTGGTGATGACGGTGGCATCGGGCGGAAGGGTCGTGATCCGCGAGTCCGGGTACGGGAAGACGCCGGTATACGGGTCGACGGCAGCCTTCGGGCCGAGACGCGTCTGGCTTCCATTGAGGCCGGAATCGTAGGGATCCGAGCAGTTGACGCCGAGGTGATTACCGTTCGGCGGGACGTCGCACGAGGCGCTGCACACGTTGCCGGCGAGTGCGGTGAACCCGTGCTTCAGCCATGACTGGCCGATCTGCTCGAATCGTCCGTCCTTCAGGCGGAAGACGTTCTGGCCGATGACCGGGTGCTCGGCGCTGCTCCCGATCCAATTGAGCCAGCAGGTGCCGACGTTGCAGGAGACCGTTCCCACCGAGTAGGCCGAGATCCCGCCCACCGTCCCCCAGCGCGTCGGCGTCGTGAGGTCGCCGACGATCACGTCGGGAAAATCCCCGTTGAGCTGGCAGCTGTCGTCGCAGCACGAATTGGCGGTGCCGTTCGACGAGCCGTCGTCGCACGCCTCACCGGCTTCGAGAACGCCGTTGCCGCATGCGGCGCGCGCCGAGGAGACCGTCATCGTGGAGGCAAGCGCGAAGGCGATCGCGAGCAGAGAGCGTTTTTTCACCGCGCGAATGTACGACGAGCCGCGTCCGTCAGGAGCCGAAGATGTCTTTGACGCGCTCGAAGAGGCCGCGCCCGGGGGCGTCGACACCGTCCAGGACGGCGAGCTTCTCGTAGAGCTCGCGCTGCTCGGGGGTGAGACGCTCCGGGGTGACGACGCGCACGTGGACGTGGAGGTCGCCGCGAGCGGAGCGGTCGAGGGCCGGAAGCCCCTTGCCGCGGAGGCGCACGACGGTTCCGGACTGCGTCCCCGGGTCGAGCTCGACCTCTTGGTTGCCGCCGGCGAGGAGCGGGACGGCGAGCGTGGTGCCGAGGGCCGCCTGCGCCATCGTGATCGAGACTTCCATGTGGAGCTGAGGGCCCTCACGCGTGAAGACCGGGTGGTCCGCCACGTGGAGGAGCACGTAGAGGTCGCCGGCGGGTCCGCCGTCGGGGCTCGCCTCGCCTTCCCCCGAGATGCGGAGGCGCATGCCGTCGTCGACCCCCGCGGGGACGCGGACGGTGACCGACTTCTCGACGCGGACGCGCCCGCGGCCTTCACACGTCTTGCAGGGCTTGACGATCTTCTTCCCCGACCCCCCGCAGGTGCCGCAGGTGCGCGCGATCGTGAAGAACCCCTGCTGGAAGGCGACCTGTCCACGGCCCCGGCAGGTCGGGCAGGTCTGGACGCCGTCCTTCCCCTCGGCACCCGTCCCCCTGCACGTGCCGCAGCGGTCGAGGCGCGGAATGCGGATCGGCGTCTCGATGCCCGCCGCCGCCTGCTCGAACGTCAGCTCGAGGTCGTACTGGAGATCTTGGCCGCCGCGCGGGCCGCGACGGCCGCCGCCGAAGATGTTCCCGAAGCCGAAGAGATTGCCGAGCACGTCGCCGAAGTCGGCGAAGACGTCGGCGTCGAACCCCGAGAAGCCGGGCTGGGCGCCGAGCCCAGCGCGGCCGAAGCGGTCGTAGCGCGCGCGCTTCTCCGGATCGGAGAGGACGGAGTACGCTTCCGCGGCCTCCTTGAAGCGCTCCTCCGACGCCTTGTCACCGGGATTGCGATCGGGGTGAAAGCGGACCGCCATGCGGCGGTAGGCTTTCTTCAGCTCGTCCGGGCTCGCGTCGCGCTCGATTTCCAGGACTTCGTAGTAATCACGCTCCGCCAACCGCTACGCCTCCTCGACCGTGTCGGCGGATTCCCCTTCCGCCTGTCCGTCGGCGCCCTCCTCACCCGAGGAGAACGCGCTCGGATCGTAGAGGATGACCTCGGACAGGATACGACCGACCTCGCCGATCCGCTCCAGCGCCGTGGTGCACTCGGAGGCGCTGCCGGACTCGAGCGCTTTCCTGGCCGTCTCCAGGATCTTGCGAACCCCGGTCTGCTGGTCGGGCTGGAGCATGGCGCCGAACTCGGCGAAGGTCTTCTGGTTCGATTCGACGAGACCTTCCAGGCGCGTGCGGATGCGGATGAACTCGGCCCGGCGACGGTCTTCCTCCTCGTGCTTCTGCGCGTCCGCGATGATTTCCTGGATCTCGGACTCCGAGAGACCGCCGGCCGGCGTGACGATGATCTTCTGCTCGCGCTTCGTCGCCATGTCGCGCGCGGAGACGTTGACGATCCCGTTGCTGTCGATGTCGAAGGTGACCTCGATCTGCGCGGTCCCCTTCGGCGCGGGCGGAATGCCGACGAGATCGAACCGCCCGAGCGACTTGTTGTGCGCGGCGATCTCGCGCTCGCCCTGGAGGACGTGGACTTCGACCTTCGACTGGTTGTCCGCGACGGTCGTGAAGATGCGCGACTTCCGCGTGGGGATCGTCGAGTTGCGGTCGATGATCTTCGTGAACATCCCGCCCCTCGTCTCGATCCCGAGCGAGAGCGGGGTGACGTCCAGGAGGACCATGTCCTTGACGTCGCCCTTCAGGATCCCCGCCTGGATCGCGGCGCCGATGCCGACGACCTCGTCCGGGTTGATCTCCGCGTTCGGCTCGCGGCTGAAGATCTGCCGGACCGTCTCGATGACCTTCGGCGTGCGCGTCTGGCCTCCGACCAGGACGACCTCGTCGACGTCCTCGGGCCTGAGGCCGGCCATCCGCATCGCCTCCTCGCACGGCCCGCGGGTCTTCTCGATGAGGTCCTCGACGAGCTCCTCGAACTTGGCCCTCGTGAGCGTCGTGTTGAGGTGGCGCGCCCCGCTCTCGTCGGCGGAGATGAACGGCAGGTTGATCTCGGCGTTGACCACCGTGGAGAGCTCGCACTTCGCCCGCTCGGCGGCTTCCTTGAGGCGCTGGAGCGCGAGGCGGTCGGACCGGAGGTCGATCCCCGTCTCGGTGTGGAACAGCGCGAGGAGCCAGTCGACGATGCGCTGGTCGAAATCCTCGCCGCCGAGGAACGTGTCCCCCGACGTCGATTTGACCTCGAAGACGCCCTCGCCGAGCTGGAGGATCGAGATGTCGAAGGTGCCGCCGCCGAGGTCGTACACGGCGATCTTCCGCGGGGCCGTCCCCTCGTCGAGGCCGTACGCGAGGGCGGCCGCCGTCGGCTCGTTGACGATGCGGAGGACGTTCAGCCCGGCGATGCGTCCCGCGTCCTTGGTCGCCTGCCGCTGGCTGTCGTCGAAGTACGCCGGGACGGTGATGACCGCCTCGGATACCTCGGCACCGAGATGATCCTCGGCCATCTCCTTGAGACGCGTCAGCAGGTAAGCCGAGAGCTCCTGCGGGGAGTAGTCGCGGTCGCGGACATGGATCCAGGCGTCGGAGTTCGCCGCCGAGACGATCTGGTACGGGACGATCTGCCGGGCCTTCCCGACCTCGGGCGAATCGAACTTCCGCCCGATGAGCCGCTTCACGGCGTAGATCGTGTTCTGCGGGTTCGTCAGCGCCTGGCGCTTCGCGATCTGCCCGATCAGCTTCTCGCCGCGCGGCGTGAAGGCGACGATCGAGGGTGTCGTGCGGGCACCTTCGCGGCTCGCGATGACGCGAGGCTTGCCGCCCTCCATGACCGCGATGCAGCAGTTCGTGGTGCCGAGATCGATGCCGATGACTTTGCCCATGTCAGGACTCCCTTCGATCGCCGGGATCACCGTCGTCGTCGCCGCCGATGCGCACGCGCACCATCGCCGGCCGGACCAGGCGATCGTGCAAGAAGTAGCCGCGCTGGAACACCTGCGTCACCGTGTGCGGCGGTGCGCTCGGGTCGGGGTCGGTCGCGACCGCCTCGTGGAGCGCCGGATCGAACGTGGCACCGACGCTGTCCATCGCCCGGAGGCCTTCCTTCTCGAGGATCTGGAGGAGCTGGCGGTGGATGAGGCCGATGCCCTCGACCACCGCGTCCGCGGTGCCGCCCGGGCGCACCGAGAGCAGCGCACGCTCGAAGTTGTCCAGCACCGGCAGGATCCTCGCGACGAGATCGGAGGTCGCGTAGCGGAGATGATCGAGCCGCTCGCGCTCGCCGCGCTTCTTGAAGTTCTCGAAGTCCGCCTGGAGCCGGACGAGACGATCGCGGAGATCGCGGATCTCCTCGTCGCGGCGATCCGGCTCCGGCGGAGTGTCGGACTCGGCCGGTTCCTCGAAGACGAGCTCGACGTCGTCCTCCGACGCCGCCTCCTCCGGGACGTCACGGATCTCCTCGCCGTTCTCGTCGACCGAGACGACCTCGAGGATCTCGATGTCGTCCGTTCCTTCTTGGTCCGGCGGGATGCGCCGGGCGGGATCGATCGGCATCGGGTCCCCCTCAGGCGCCTGGATGGGTGAGGAATCGTGTCAGAAGATGCGCGAGATAGTCGACGAGCGCGATCGCACGGGCGTACTCCATCCGCGTCGGGCCGACGATGCCCACCGTGCCGAGCACGCGATCGCCCGTGCGGTAGCTCGCCGCGACGAACGAGAGATCGGCGAGGCTCGACTCGGGGTTCTCGTGGCCGATGACGACCTGCACCCCTTCGTCGCCGAGCACACGCTCCAGGAGGTCGACGAGCCGGCCCTTCTGCTCGAGCGTCTTCAGGAGCGACTTCGTGCGGTCGAGGTCGCCGAACTCCGGCGCGCCGAGGAGGTTCGACGCCCCCTCGACGAGGACGTCCTTCCCGTCGCGCTCGAGCGAGAACGCGTCGGCCCCCAGCTTGAGGAGGCGGGCGCGCAGGCGATCGACCTGCGCGCGCTCCTCGGTGATCTCGCGCGCGATCGCCTCGCGGATCTCCGAGAGCGGCTTGCCGCCGAAGCGCACCGACAGCTCGCGCCCCATGAGGTCGAGGTCGGCCTGATCGAACGGCTCGAAGACGTGGAGGATGCGGTTGTGGACGACCCCCGACCGGTCGATGAGGATCGCCACGACGC
Coding sequences:
- a CDS encoding 16S rRNA (uracil(1498)-N(3))-methyltransferase — translated: MRRVFSAAPCAPGTSIVLDPEESHHVSRVLRLRTGDEVAVFDGSGGEWDATIEAIEKSVVRLQVRDPRTGDSEPPIAIVVHQAIVRPERVEWVLQKGTEVGVSAFRLFAAERSEADVPSPARLERYERIVMEAAKQSGRRRVPTVSIGAIEAASPERRCFVLDTSSGGVAFATALARGATREVGIAVGPEGGFSEAELERSAAQGWDAVSLGPRILRTETAGVVAAAIVLHAWGDLGR
- the dnaK gene encoding molecular chaperone DnaK produces the protein MGKVIGIDLGTTNCCIAVMEGGKPRVIASREGARTTPSIVAFTPRGEKLIGQIAKRQALTNPQNTIYAVKRLIGRKFDSPEVGKARQIVPYQIVSAANSDAWIHVRDRDYSPQELSAYLLTRLKEMAEDHLGAEVSEAVITVPAYFDDSQRQATKDAGRIAGLNVLRIVNEPTAAALAYGLDEGTAPRKIAVYDLGGGTFDISILQLGEGVFEVKSTSGDTFLGGEDFDQRIVDWLLALFHTETGIDLRSDRLALQRLKEAAERAKCELSTVVNAEINLPFISADESGARHLNTTLTRAKFEELVEDLIEKTRGPCEEAMRMAGLRPEDVDEVVLVGGQTRTPKVIETVRQIFSREPNAEINPDEVVGIGAAIQAGILKGDVKDMVLLDVTPLSLGIETRGGMFTKIIDRNSTIPTRKSRIFTTVADNQSKVEVHVLQGEREIAAHNKSLGRFDLVGIPPAPKGTAQIEVTFDIDSNGIVNVSARDMATKREQKIIVTPAGGLSESEIQEIIADAQKHEEEDRRRAEFIRIRTRLEGLVESNQKTFAEFGAMLQPDQQTGVRKILETARKALESGSASECTTALERIGEVGRILSEVILYDPSAFSSGEEGADGQAEGESADTVEEA
- the dnaJ gene encoding molecular chaperone DnaJ encodes the protein MAERDYYEVLEIERDASPDELKKAYRRMAVRFHPDRNPGDKASEERFKEAAEAYSVLSDPEKRARYDRFGRAGLGAQPGFSGFDADVFADFGDVLGNLFGFGNIFGGGRRGPRGGQDLQYDLELTFEQAAAGIETPIRIPRLDRCGTCRGTGAEGKDGVQTCPTCRGRGQVAFQQGFFTIARTCGTCGGSGKKIVKPCKTCEGRGRVRVEKSVTVRVPAGVDDGMRLRISGEGEASPDGGPAGDLYVLLHVADHPVFTREGPQLHMEVSITMAQAALGTTLAVPLLAGGNQEVELDPGTQSGTVVRLRGKGLPALDRSARGDLHVHVRVVTPERLTPEQRELYEKLAVLDGVDAPGRGLFERVKDIFGS
- a CDS encoding 50S ribosomal protein L11 methyltransferase; the encoded protein is MWRMLSAVVPSSVEDEVASVLGGGSLGVEIEPAGPGASTLRVYLGEADDEEAWRRRAARVLEAHGIATALRVEDVADARWVEKWQAALAPIPLGRRFVVLPGSARDADPGRDPIVLVPGMAFGTGEHETTRMCAAALEDLVRPGSSWVDVGTGTGILAIVAVRCGASRVVAVDNDPEAAHVAREVVARNRAETVIDVVEGSLDAASGAFDGVVANVQSSFFLSQAQALASAVRPGGHLVVSGIVADDAGEVVAALHGFVLDEQRRDGPWACLLLIRAR
- the hrcA gene encoding heat-inducible transcriptional repressor HrcA; translated protein: MSKDPNPRDLSALEERQLEILKSVIQAHVITGEPVGSRTLSQGSGLDLSPATIRNVMSDLEERGLLLQPHASAGRVPTDRAYRLYVDHLMGQARLQAGQAQEIDLALEHRRGEIPELLAEAARQLSRVSQHVGVVLTPEMRRVVVDRLEFIGLDPRRVVAILIDRSGVVHNRILHVFEPFDQADLDLMGRELSVRFGGKPLSEIREAIAREITEERAQVDRLRARLLKLGADAFSLERDGKDVLVEGASNLLGAPEFGDLDRTKSLLKTLEQKGRLVDLLERVLGDEGVQVVIGHENPESSLADLSFVAASYRTGDRVLGTVGIVGPTRMEYARAIALVDYLAHLLTRFLTHPGA
- the grpE gene encoding nucleotide exchange factor GrpE, producing the protein MPIDPARRIPPDQEGTDDIEILEVVSVDENGEEIRDVPEEAASEDDVELVFEEPAESDTPPEPDRRDEEIRDLRDRLVRLQADFENFKKRGERERLDHLRYATSDLVARILPVLDNFERALLSVRPGGTADAVVEGIGLIHRQLLQILEKEGLRAMDSVGATFDPALHEAVATDPDPSAPPHTVTQVFQRGYFLHDRLVRPAMVRVRIGGDDDGDPGDRRES
- a CDS encoding sulfatase-like hydrolase/transferase, translating into MRALVVLLLAAAACGRPAPPAHPNILLVTLDTTRADHLGAYGNKDAATPVFDRIAKEGVLFESVWTPTPLTTPAHASLMTGLYPAAHGVRNNGRLRLPAEAATLASVLAAAGYETGAFVGAFPVSRPFGFATGFKTFDDDFGQDEKGRSRPERTADQVAARAMPWLAKMAKEDAPFFAWVHFYDAHDPYTPPSPYAERFRARPYDGEIAFADATLGRIVGALRDAGVLDRTVVAVAGDHGEGLGDHGEPTHGLLLYEPMIHVPLAIRAPWTVAAGKRIAAPASLVDLAPTLAALARVPFPEVDGADLFGRGAPARDVYAETHFAAEEFGWAELSAVRRGPAKWIEAPRPERYELDTDAREAENLAGRDPAADAALRQALRGASSRHRLASSAASLDDEALAKLQSLGYVGSGGTGDAAAPGTQRRDPKDALRDYDDYLHGTEAIHSGGDAVPLFERLVAGDPGNPEFRLRLGEALRARRDLAGAEAAYRGLVERYPDFYLAYRRLADLLRVEGKSGENVALWRTLQARGGGLVGVDARLAEALLADEKSGEALAAAESGLKTSPGDAELLALAARAHERLGHDAEALAGYEAALDSRPSDLSALDGAIALLKRLGRRDDAVALARRCADRSAGDPAVKARLAGI